In one Saimiri boliviensis isolate mSaiBol1 chromosome 3, mSaiBol1.pri, whole genome shotgun sequence genomic region, the following are encoded:
- the PPBP gene encoding platelet basic protein, which produces MRLKLDTIPSCKSARPFHVLQVLLLLSLLLTALASSSNGQTKRNLEKSKEESGDIDTYAELRCMCMKTTSGIHPRNIQSLEVNGKGIHCNKVEVIATLKDGRKICLDPDAPGIKKIVQKKLEGDQSTD; this is translated from the exons ATGAGGCTCAAACTCGATACCATCCCTTCTTGTAAGAGTGCCAGGCCATTTCATGTCCTGCAGGTGCTGCTGCTTCTGTCACTGCTGCTGACTGCTCTGGCTTCCTCCAGTAATGGACAAACTAAGAGAAACttagagaaaagcaaag AGGAAAGTGGAGATATTGACACGTATGCTGAACTGCGCTGCATGTGTATGAAGACAACCTCTGGAATACATCCCAGAAACATCCAAAGTTTGGAAGTGAATGGGAAAGGAATCCATTGCAACAAAGTCGAAGTGAT AGCCACACTGAAGGATGGGAGAAAAATCTGCCTGGACCCAGATGCTCCCGGAATCAAGAAAATTGTACAGAAAAAATTGGAAGGTGATCAATCCACTGACTAA
- the CXCL5 gene encoding C-X-C motif chemokine 5 isoform X2, producing MSLLSSRAARLSGPSGSLCAPLALLLLLLTAPGPLASAGPVAAVLRELRCICLHTTERVPPKMISNLQVFTPGPQCSKVEVIASMKNGEEVCLDPEAPFLKKVIQKILDRKTD from the exons ATGAGCCTCCTGTCCAGCCGTGCGGCCCGTCTCTCCGGTCCTTCGGGCTCCTTGTGCGCGCCGCtggcgctgctgctgctgctgctgacggCGCCGGGGCCCCTCGCCAGCG CTGGTCCTGTCGCTGCTGTGTTGAGAGAGCTGCGCTGCATTTGTTTACACACTACGGAGCGAGTTCCCCCCAAAATGATCAGTAATCTGCAGGTGTTCACCCCAGGCCCGCAGTGCTCCAAGGTCGAAGTGAT agCCTCCATGAAGAACGGGGAGGAAGTTTGTCTTGATCCAGAAGCCCCTTTTCTAAAGAAAGTCATCCAGAAAATTTTGGACAG GAAAACTGATTAA
- the CXCL5 gene encoding C-X-C motif chemokine 5 isoform X1: MSLLSSRAARLSGPSGSLCAPLALLLLLLTAPGPLASAGPVAAVLRELRCICLHTTERVPPKMISNLQVFTPGPQCSKVEVIASMKNGEEVCLDPEAPFLKKVIQKILDRYLSL, encoded by the exons ATGAGCCTCCTGTCCAGCCGTGCGGCCCGTCTCTCCGGTCCTTCGGGCTCCTTGTGCGCGCCGCtggcgctgctgctgctgctgctgacggCGCCGGGGCCCCTCGCCAGCG CTGGTCCTGTCGCTGCTGTGTTGAGAGAGCTGCGCTGCATTTGTTTACACACTACGGAGCGAGTTCCCCCCAAAATGATCAGTAATCTGCAGGTGTTCACCCCAGGCCCGCAGTGCTCCAAGGTCGAAGTGAT agCCTCCATGAAGAACGGGGAGGAAGTTTGTCTTGATCCAGAAGCCCCTTTTCTAAAGAAAGTCATCCAGAAAATTTTGGACAGGTACTTGTCACTTTGA